In a genomic window of Methylobacter sp. YRD-M1:
- a CDS encoding LysR family transcriptional regulator has translation MHDLNWDDLRYFIEAVRSGNVSEAGKRLGVNQSTVSRRIANLESQLGKTLFDRTAKGWVITPTGEKIVEFAEEMADSVNAIQRKVEFDSKEVSGLVRLTVSDVCVKRFVLPVIRNFKQAHPDVDIELIAAEEELNLAAREADIAIRATNTPPPNLVGNRIGTLASHVYGHAELLQNMTPNNPPCITWIGDGVTMPYWIRKNFPKLKRAYRTNSAAVMFEMCKAGLGLALLPCPLGDEADELARIPVEYIEPGIDVWVLGHVDLRTTARVRIFRDHLVEYLTRELDLLEGRKPRVV, from the coding sequence ATGCATGACTTAAACTGGGATGATCTACGCTATTTCATTGAAGCCGTCCGTTCCGGCAATGTCTCTGAAGCCGGAAAACGACTAGGTGTGAACCAATCGACTGTAAGTCGCCGGATTGCCAATCTGGAATCGCAACTCGGCAAGACACTGTTTGACCGAACGGCGAAAGGTTGGGTTATTACGCCCACCGGCGAAAAGATTGTCGAGTTTGCGGAAGAAATGGCCGATAGCGTTAATGCCATTCAACGAAAAGTCGAGTTCGATTCAAAGGAAGTCTCGGGGCTGGTCAGGCTTACCGTTTCGGATGTTTGCGTCAAGCGTTTTGTTCTGCCGGTAATCCGGAACTTCAAACAGGCGCACCCTGACGTTGATATTGAATTGATTGCTGCTGAAGAAGAATTGAACCTGGCCGCCCGCGAAGCGGATATTGCGATTCGCGCCACCAATACGCCACCTCCCAATTTAGTCGGAAACCGCATTGGCACATTGGCTTCCCATGTGTATGGGCACGCGGAGCTGCTTCAAAACATGACTCCCAACAATCCGCCTTGCATCACCTGGATAGGCGATGGCGTCACCATGCCTTATTGGATCAGGAAAAACTTTCCCAAGCTCAAACGAGCCTATCGCACCAATTCTGCAGCGGTGATGTTCGAAATGTGTAAAGCAGGCCTGGGTTTGGCGTTGCTTCCCTGCCCTTTGGGCGATGAAGCGGATGAATTGGCCCGTATCCCTGTCGAGTATATTGAACCGGGCATTGATGTTTGGGTGCTCGGCCATGTCGATTTGAGAACGACCGCAAGAGTCCGTATCTTTCGTGATCACCTGGTCGAGTACTTAACCAGGGAACTGGATTTACTGGAAGGCCGTAAACCGAGAGTTGTTTAG
- a CDS encoding glycosyltransferase — MKIGIQTWGSNGDVRPLLALAKGLQKAGHQITLVVTSVDNQNYQGVCDQLGINYRQIPEHIDFDLEDFTKRSSRMNTLQWLRAIFEESFFPFEQDIYEAAQALVAENDYVIGRHILYPLKLAALQQNKPFFSVNFCPSAIPSGRFAPPRAPSLGPYINPLYWKLMDVAGNWAFKQPLTRLWRSAGQTPPANVLSELLTSQQLNLVAADPLFCIGSEEWQPFNKICGFLEFTEDAQRWALPDSLQAFLDQGTAPVYMTLGSFQQSAPEWSMDLFLQAVDLAGCRAIIQTSSDRYPSDSQSQNVYFIGKHPHQPVFNRCSAVVHHGGAGTTHAATRSGCPSIAIPFMDEQMFWGKRLHQLGLAVKPLPAKEVTAQALANAISATLSTTSYRNRAQQASQTMQVNDGVVKAIELLQPHIG; from the coding sequence ATGAAAATCGGAATTCAAACTTGGGGGTCAAACGGTGATGTACGTCCACTTCTGGCATTGGCTAAGGGGTTGCAAAAAGCCGGCCATCAAATCACCTTGGTCGTCACCAGTGTTGATAATCAAAATTATCAGGGAGTTTGTGATCAGCTGGGAATCAACTACCGGCAAATACCTGAACACATAGATTTCGATCTGGAAGACTTTACCAAACGATCGTCTCGCATGAATACTCTGCAATGGCTGCGGGCCATATTTGAGGAGTCGTTTTTTCCATTCGAACAAGACATTTATGAAGCAGCACAAGCATTGGTTGCTGAAAACGACTATGTGATTGGCCGTCATATTCTTTATCCATTGAAATTGGCAGCGCTTCAACAGAACAAACCGTTTTTCAGCGTGAATTTCTGCCCTTCCGCCATACCCAGCGGAAGGTTTGCACCGCCCAGAGCGCCCAGTTTAGGTCCATATATCAACCCGCTCTACTGGAAGCTGATGGATGTAGCAGGTAATTGGGCTTTCAAACAACCATTGACGCGATTGTGGCGTTCGGCAGGGCAAACGCCACCCGCTAATGTTCTCTCTGAACTCTTAACATCGCAGCAGCTCAATCTGGTAGCGGCCGATCCGCTGTTCTGTATTGGCAGTGAAGAATGGCAACCTTTCAACAAAATCTGCGGGTTTCTCGAATTCACTGAAGATGCACAGCGTTGGGCATTGCCGGATAGCTTGCAGGCATTTTTGGATCAAGGAACTGCTCCGGTGTATATGACGCTTGGTAGTTTTCAACAGTCAGCTCCGGAATGGAGCATGGATCTATTTTTGCAGGCCGTTGATTTGGCGGGCTGTCGGGCAATTATTCAGACCAGTTCCGATCGCTATCCATCGGATAGTCAGAGCCAAAATGTCTATTTCATTGGCAAGCATCCGCACCAGCCTGTTTTCAATCGCTGTTCCGCAGTCGTTCATCATGGCGGCGCCGGAACGACTCATGCCGCTACCCGCTCAGGGTGTCCGTCGATAGCAATTCCGTTTATGGATGAACAAATGTTTTGGGGAAAGCGACTTCATCAACTGGGATTGGCGGTTAAGCCATTACCGGCCAAGGAAGTGACGGCACAGGCCCTAGCCAATGCCATTAGCGCTACGTTATCGACCACGAGTTATCGAAACCGTGCCCAACAAGCAAGCCAAACCATGCAAGTCAATGATGGTGTAGTTAAGGCAATTGAACTTCTGCAGCCCCATATTGGCTGA
- a CDS encoding TolC family outer membrane protein produces MTRRSLSKKALGLMLVLTSASPLQAQNLMETYEMGLHNDPVLKETLANQLATGELRDQSIARFLPNLSATGTSSRDWLHNRKAKKSGFTFQGAQVNQEYWDHRFDLNLAQPLFHWEHWIQLSQSDNQIAQAEAAYQAELQNLMVKISEAYFNVLSAQDNLDFTVAEKDAIGRQLEQAKQRFEVGLVAITDVHEAQAAFDQASAAEIEASNNLDNQKEALREIIGDTEAQLYPLGEKLPLAKPEPADIGKWSESAEMNNFSIISALNEAEVFRKSVDLQRSGHLPQLDLVASYGVSDVNSSFGFRGDTQSVGVQLNVPLFEGGAVNSRTRQANYDYEAAKERLIATKRAVKRQVKDAFRGVMSSIGQVEALKTTVVSAESALEATEAGHEVGTRTMVEVLSEQRNLYRVKRDYARTRYDYLINSIRLKQAASTLTIDDLEQINGLLTANVK; encoded by the coding sequence ATGACAAGACGCTCCTTATCAAAAAAAGCCTTGGGTTTAATGTTGGTTTTAACCAGCGCTTCGCCGTTACAAGCCCAAAATCTGATGGAAACTTACGAGATGGGTCTGCACAACGACCCCGTTCTAAAGGAAACCCTGGCTAATCAGCTCGCAACAGGTGAATTAAGAGACCAAAGCATTGCCCGTTTTCTGCCCAATCTTTCCGCCACCGGGACCAGCAGCAGAGATTGGCTGCATAATAGAAAAGCCAAGAAAAGCGGCTTTACTTTCCAGGGCGCTCAAGTCAACCAGGAATACTGGGACCATCGTTTTGACCTGAATCTGGCCCAGCCTTTGTTTCACTGGGAGCACTGGATACAACTCAGCCAGTCCGACAATCAGATTGCCCAGGCGGAAGCTGCCTATCAGGCGGAACTGCAGAATCTGATGGTCAAGATCAGCGAGGCTTATTTCAACGTCTTATCGGCCCAGGATAATCTGGATTTCACCGTAGCGGAAAAAGACGCCATCGGCCGGCAGCTGGAACAGGCCAAGCAGCGGTTCGAAGTCGGCCTGGTGGCCATTACCGATGTGCATGAAGCGCAGGCGGCCTTCGATCAGGCTAGCGCCGCAGAAATCGAGGCTAGCAACAATCTGGATAATCAGAAGGAAGCGTTAAGGGAAATCATCGGCGATACGGAGGCCCAGCTGTATCCGCTCGGCGAAAAGCTGCCCCTGGCCAAGCCCGAACCGGCCGATATCGGGAAATGGAGCGAGTCAGCGGAAATGAACAATTTCAGCATCATTTCGGCCTTGAACGAGGCGGAAGTCTTTCGTAAATCGGTGGATCTGCAGCGCAGCGGCCATCTGCCGCAGCTGGATCTGGTCGCTTCTTACGGCGTCTCGGATGTGAACAGCAGTTTCGGCTTCCGCGGCGATACGCAAAGTGTCGGCGTGCAATTAAATGTGCCGTTGTTTGAAGGGGGCGCGGTCAACTCGCGCACCCGTCAGGCCAATTATGACTATGAGGCCGCCAAAGAGCGGCTGATTGCCACCAAGCGCGCGGTCAAACGGCAGGTCAAGGATGCGTTCCGGGGCGTCATGTCCAGCATCGGCCAAGTCGAGGCGCTGAAAACGACGGTCGTCTCGGCCGAAAGCGCGTTGGAAGCGACGGAAGCCGGCCATGAAGTCGGCACCCGCACCATGGTGGAGGTCTTGAGCGAGCAGCGGAATTTATACCGGGTGAAACGGGATTACGCGCGCACTCGCTATGACTACCTGATCAACAGCATCCGGTTAAAGCAGGCCGCCAGCACACTAACCATAGATGATCTCGAGCAGATCAATGGTCTGCTGACGGCAAATGTCAAATAA
- a CDS encoding efflux RND transporter periplasmic adaptor subunit, producing MTTPRFLSFSLSKQRGIGRGALLTAVFAVLAISTGLVYLRAEPKPTETGQTQPVAALSVTRAAPQWRQWSATIEAAGTIAPWQEAVIGAQLSGVRLTEVRANVGDVVKRGQLLARFDDDMLIADMAQLKANLAQAQATAAQAETNKQRVLKLMNNAGSLSQQEVLRYETEAETSRTQVEAVKAQLAAKQLQLKYTQVLAPDDGVISARQATLGTVAASGQELFRLIRQNRLEWRGELTAAQMAQIRPGLHINLSLPDGSRAEAALRQLAPTLDPQSRLGIVYADLAPGSKARSGMYAAGQVLLTESPALTVPAASVVIRDGRSYVLKLQNDNPVTPVGLQPVDTGRRQGTEIEIVQGLSEANRVVVEGAGFLNDGDLVQIVQQQNQLAGNEVKR from the coding sequence ATGACGACACCCAGATTTCTTTCTTTCAGCTTATCGAAACAGCGCGGCATCGGCCGTGGCGCCTTACTGACAGCCGTTTTTGCCGTGCTGGCCATTTCGACCGGCCTGGTGTATCTGCGGGCCGAGCCCAAGCCCACGGAAACCGGCCAAACGCAGCCGGTAGCAGCATTGTCAGTGACCCGTGCCGCGCCGCAATGGCGGCAATGGTCGGCGACGATCGAGGCGGCAGGCACCATTGCGCCTTGGCAGGAGGCCGTCATCGGCGCCCAGCTGTCGGGCGTGCGCTTGACCGAGGTGCGGGCCAATGTCGGCGATGTGGTCAAACGCGGCCAACTGCTGGCGCGTTTCGATGACGACATGCTGATCGCCGATATGGCCCAACTCAAGGCCAATCTGGCCCAGGCTCAGGCCACGGCGGCGCAGGCCGAAACCAACAAGCAGCGGGTATTGAAGCTGATGAACAACGCCGGCAGCCTGAGTCAGCAGGAGGTCCTGCGCTATGAAACCGAAGCGGAAACCTCCCGCACCCAGGTCGAAGCGGTCAAAGCCCAGCTGGCGGCCAAACAGCTGCAATTAAAATACACCCAGGTATTGGCGCCGGACGACGGCGTGATCAGCGCCCGTCAGGCGACACTGGGCACAGTGGCGGCCAGCGGCCAGGAACTGTTCAGGCTGATACGCCAGAACCGCCTGGAATGGCGCGGCGAACTGACGGCCGCGCAGATGGCGCAAATCCGGCCCGGCCTGCACATCAATCTTAGCCTGCCGGACGGCAGCCGTGCCGAAGCCGCTTTACGGCAACTGGCCCCTACCCTGGATCCTCAATCCCGCCTGGGCATCGTCTATGCCGACCTGGCGCCGGGAAGCAAGGCGCGCTCCGGCATGTATGCCGCCGGCCAGGTGCTGCTGACCGAGAGTCCGGCGCTGACCGTGCCGGCCGCCAGCGTGGTAATCCGCGACGGCCGCAGTTATGTGCTGAAACTGCAAAACGACAATCCCGTCACGCCGGTCGGCTTGCAGCCGGTCGACACCGGCCGCCGGCAAGGCACCGAGATCGAGATCGTACAAGGCCTGAGCGAGGCCAACCGCGTCGTGGTTGAAGGCGCAGGCTTTCTGAACGACGGCGATCTGGTGCAGATCGTCCAGCAACAGAACCAGCTCGCCGGCAACGAGGTTAAACGATGA
- a CDS encoding efflux RND transporter permease subunit, translating to MNLATWSIRNPIPAILLFILLSLAGLRGFQQLSIQSLPDLDLPGISIKLSQPGAAPAQLETEVARKVEDSIATLSGIKHIRTSITDGLVQITAEFELEKKLSDALIETKDAVDRVRSDLPTSVQQPSISAITVGGAPTLTYAIASSRLDEEALSWFVDDTVNKTLSSVRGVGRFERLGGVQREVQVEVDPVRMAALGVTATDVSRALKQVQQESSGGRGNLGLAEQSFRTLATVRQASELAALPIVLGNGRDVRLDQVATVRDTVAERTQLAMLDGKPVIGFNIYRAKGHDESRIAEGVQQALQRLRQADPTISVTLISGSVAYALEQYQGSMTMLYEGSVLAVLVVWWFLRDWRATLVSASALPLSILPTFAAMYWLDFSLNMLTLLSLAIVVGILVDDAIVEIENIARHVQMGKSVRQAAAEAVNEIALAVIATTLTLVAVFMPTALMSGISGMFFKQFGWTAVVAVLASLLVARLLTPVLAVFLLTARQHPEAADGRLMRFYLQTVRWTLDRRKTTMALATLFFIASCALLPLIPSSFVPAADRDHTLVRFELPPGSSITDAGRVAEAMRTALQPIHGISHLFTAIGSSRPGNGMIRAGEVREGSMTLTLNERDQRPSQLVIEKAVRQALHNVAGARFTIGIGGPGEKMSLILSSDNVAALKTSAQALERDLRGLGTLSGITSTASLERPEIVIRPDWRRAAELGVTAELIGETVRIATIGDFDAQLAKLNLDNRQLGIRVRMADAARRDLQVLSNLRIKSANGLIPLSSVAELSLASGSAQVDRYDRRRFVVINADLGGLSLGKALADAKALPAAKNLPAGVKLISTGDAEIMEEMTGSFGFAMLTGLLCVFCVLVLLFKDFFQPLTILSAIPLSMGGAFIALLLTGGEMNISSTIGLIMLMGIVTKNSILLVEYALSARRDHGLSQHEALLDACRKRARPIIMTTVAMVAGMLPIALGFGADAGFRQPMAITVIGGLLSSTLLSLLVVPVVLTYVDSLQQLLRRGKRNQSDSDGNEGELSSNSSPLQVS from the coding sequence ATGAATCTGGCAACCTGGTCCATCCGCAATCCGATACCGGCCATCTTGTTGTTCATACTGCTGTCGCTGGCCGGATTGCGCGGTTTTCAGCAACTGTCAATCCAAAGCCTGCCGGACCTTGACCTGCCCGGCATCAGCATCAAGCTCAGCCAGCCCGGCGCGGCTCCGGCACAGCTGGAAACCGAGGTGGCGCGCAAGGTCGAAGACTCCATCGCCACCCTGTCGGGCATCAAGCACATACGCACCTCGATCACCGACGGCCTGGTGCAAATCACTGCCGAATTCGAGCTGGAGAAGAAACTGTCCGACGCCTTGATCGAAACCAAGGATGCCGTCGACCGGGTGCGTTCGGATTTGCCGACCAGCGTGCAGCAACCCAGCATTAGCGCCATCACTGTCGGCGGCGCGCCGACGCTGACCTATGCGATTGCCTCTTCGCGGCTGGACGAGGAGGCCTTGTCCTGGTTTGTTGACGATACCGTTAATAAAACCCTGTCCAGTGTGCGCGGCGTCGGCCGCTTCGAGCGTCTGGGCGGCGTGCAGCGCGAAGTCCAGGTGGAAGTCGATCCGGTGCGCATGGCAGCGCTGGGCGTGACGGCCACCGATGTGTCCCGGGCACTGAAACAGGTGCAGCAGGAGTCCTCCGGCGGACGCGGCAATCTCGGTCTGGCCGAGCAATCATTCCGGACCCTGGCGACTGTGCGCCAGGCATCGGAACTGGCCGCCTTGCCGATAGTGCTGGGCAACGGGCGCGACGTGCGTCTGGATCAGGTTGCCACGGTCAGGGATACGGTAGCCGAGCGCACTCAGTTGGCCATGTTGGACGGCAAGCCGGTGATAGGCTTTAATATTTATCGGGCCAAAGGCCATGATGAAAGCCGCATCGCAGAAGGCGTCCAACAAGCATTGCAACGTTTGCGGCAGGCCGATCCGACCATCAGCGTGACCTTGATTTCCGGTTCGGTGGCTTATGCGCTGGAGCAATATCAGGGTTCGATGACGATGCTGTATGAAGGTTCGGTGCTGGCGGTGCTGGTGGTGTGGTGGTTCCTGCGCGACTGGCGGGCAACACTGGTATCTGCTTCGGCTCTGCCGTTATCGATACTGCCGACCTTTGCGGCGATGTATTGGCTGGATTTTTCCCTGAACATGCTGACCTTGCTGTCACTGGCGATTGTGGTCGGTATATTGGTCGACGATGCCATCGTCGAGATCGAAAACATCGCCCGCCATGTGCAGATGGGTAAATCGGTGCGCCAAGCCGCCGCCGAGGCGGTCAATGAAATCGCGCTGGCGGTGATCGCCACTACGCTGACCCTGGTGGCGGTATTCATGCCGACCGCGTTGATGAGCGGTATTTCCGGGATGTTTTTCAAGCAATTCGGCTGGACGGCCGTGGTGGCGGTGCTGGCCTCGTTGCTGGTGGCGCGGTTACTGACGCCGGTGCTGGCGGTGTTTCTGCTTACTGCTCGCCAGCATCCGGAGGCAGCAGACGGCAGGCTGATGCGGTTTTATCTGCAGACCGTGCGCTGGACGCTGGATCGGCGCAAGACCACCATGGCATTGGCGACGCTGTTCTTCATTGCCTCCTGCGCGCTGTTGCCGTTGATTCCGTCCAGCTTTGTGCCGGCTGCCGATCGCGACCATACGTTGGTGCGTTTCGAGTTGCCGCCGGGCAGTTCGATCACCGATGCCGGTCGGGTTGCCGAAGCCATGCGGACGGCGCTGCAGCCGATACACGGCATCAGCCATCTGTTCACGGCGATAGGCAGCAGTCGGCCGGGCAACGGCATGATCCGGGCCGGCGAGGTGCGTGAAGGCTCGATGACGCTGACTTTGAACGAACGCGATCAAAGACCTTCGCAACTCGTCATCGAAAAGGCGGTGCGCCAGGCCTTGCACAATGTCGCCGGCGCCCGTTTCACCATCGGCATCGGCGGGCCGGGCGAAAAAATGTCGCTGATCCTGTCCAGCGATAATGTCGCGGCGCTGAAAACCAGCGCTCAGGCATTGGAACGGGATCTGCGCGGCCTCGGCACCCTGAGCGGCATTACCAGCACTGCCAGTCTGGAACGGCCGGAAATCGTGATTCGGCCTGACTGGCGGCGCGCCGCCGAACTGGGCGTCACCGCGGAACTGATCGGCGAGACCGTGCGCATCGCCACCATCGGCGATTTCGACGCGCAGCTGGCCAAACTCAACCTGGATAACCGGCAGCTCGGGATTCGGGTGCGGATGGCCGATGCCGCCCGTCGGGACCTGCAGGTGCTGTCCAATCTGCGGATCAAGTCCGCCAACGGCCTGATACCGTTGTCCAGCGTCGCCGAGTTGTCGCTGGCCAGCGGCTCGGCGCAGGTTGATCGCTATGACCGCCGCCGTTTTGTCGTCATCAACGCCGATCTGGGCGGCCTGTCGTTGGGCAAGGCGCTGGCCGACGCCAAGGCGCTGCCGGCGGCGAAAAACCTGCCGGCCGGCGTCAAGCTGATTTCGACCGGCGATGCGGAAATCATGGAAGAGATGACCGGCAGTTTCGGTTTTGCGATGTTGACGGGGCTGCTTTGCGTGTTCTGTGTGCTGGTGTTGCTGTTCAAGGATTTCTTTCAGCCGCTGACCATCCTGTCGGCGATTCCGCTGTCAATGGGCGGGGCGTTTATCGCGCTGCTGCTCACCGGCGGCGAGATGAACATTTCATCGACGATAGGGTTGATCATGCTGATGGGCATCGTCACCAAGAACTCGATTCTGCTGGTGGAATACGCGCTGTCGGCCAGGCGCGACCACGGCTTATCTCAGCATGAGGCACTGCTGGATGCCTGCAGGAAGCGGGCCCGCCCCATCATCATGACCACCGTGGCGATGGTGGCTGGCATGTTGCCGATTGCCCTGGGTTTCGGCGCCGACGCCGGCTTCAGGCAACCGATGGCGATCACGGTGATCGGCGGCTTGCTCAGTTCCACGCTGCTCAGCCTGCTGGTGGTGCCGGTGGTGCTGACCTATGTCGATAGCTTGCAGCAGTTGCTTCGGCGCGGCAAACGGAATCAGTCAGACAGTGACGGCAACGAGGGAGAATTAAGTAGCAATAGCTCCCCTTTACAGGTGAGTTAA